A window of the Fulvia fulva chromosome 11, complete sequence genome harbors these coding sequences:
- a CDS encoding Acyl-CoA ligase sidI, with protein MATQTMIDSVNEIPVQNYYPSLFHGPADPPLVDLTLGDFLDAQCRRYGDRECVVIPWSGDRWTYDDLREQSASLARYLLARGVQPGDHVAILAGNRAEYASVFFACMRLGAVLVILNNTYTTPEAEHALHYTETKVLFATPFIGRQDNRAMLKRFNASAGPLPKLQQTILLEGSQDGLLDYRTAVLVGERLPEAPLRQIQDGLSPYETCNLQFTSGSTGHPKAAMLTHHGLLNNSRFIGDRMSLTQEDVLCCPPPLFHCFGLVLGLLAVMTHGAKIVYPSEVFDGPSVLEAISTERCTAVHGVPAMFDTLFSLPRPANFDCSRLRTGIIAGAPVPRHLMELLVNEFGMTEFTSSYGLTEASPTCFNAYVDDTIDRRLTTVGTLMPHAHAKIVDRNGQIVPVGTRGELCMAGYQLQQGYWRNPEKTAEAMERDENGVLWLHTGDEAVFDSHGYCSVTGRFKDIIIRGGENIYPLEIEERLVQHAAIDRAIVVGLPHPRYQEVPAAFLQRTEGSESPSLSQIQDFVRERLGRHKAPVHVFWLGEDGVSADLPITGSGKIQKYKLKQTGQELLAASKGPQAKL; from the exons ATGGCAACCCAGACGATGATCGACAGCGTGAACGAAATTCCTGTCCAGAACTACTATCCTTCCCTTTTCCATGGACCAGCAGATCCTCCGTTGGTGGACCTGACATTGGGTGACTTCCTCGATGCGCAATGCCGACGGTATGGAGATCGCGAATGTGTAGTGATACCCTGGAGCGGCGACAGGTGGACATACGATGATTTGAGGGAACAGAGCGCATCGTTAGCCCGATACCTTCTGGCCAGAGGCGTACAGCCGGGTGATCATGTGGCCATCCTGGCAGGAAACCGCGCAGAGTATGCAAGCGTATTCTTCGCATGCATGAGGCTGGGTGCCGTTCTCGTCATCCTGAACAACACATATACCACGCCAGAAGCGGAACATGCTCTTCACTACACAG AGACCAAGGTGTTATTCGCGACTCCTTTTATTGGCCGACAGGATAACCGTGCCATGCTCAAACGCTTCAATGCATCCGCGGGCCCATTGCCCAAACTCCAACAGACAATCCTACTCGAGGGAAGCCAGGACGGTCTGCTTGACTATCGAACCGCAGTCCTGGTCGGTGAGCGACTCCCAGAAGCTCCACTGAGGCAGATACAAGATGGTCTGAGTCCATATGAGACTTGTAACTTGCAGTTTACCTCTGGTTCCACGGGCCATCCCAAGGCAGCAATGCTGACCCACCACGGTCTGCTGAACAACTCAAGGTTCATAGGCGATCGCATGAGCCTTACACAAGAAGATGTTCTTTGCTGCCCGCCGCCACTGTTTCACTGCTTCGGTCTCGTATTGGGACTTTTAGCAGTCATGACGCATGGCGCAAAGATCGTATATCCGTCGGAAGTGTTTGATGGACCCTCAGTGCTGGAAGCGATCAGTACCGAGCGCTGTACTGCAGTTCATGGTGTTCCTGCCATGTTCGATACACTGTTCAGTCTTCCCCGGCCCGCCAACTTCGACTGTAGCAGACTGCGAACAGGGATCATTGCTGGTGCTCCGGTCCCGCGACATTTGATGGAACTGCTCGTGAATGAGTTCGGTATGACGGAGTTCACAAGCAGTTACGGCCTGACTGAAGCTTCGCCTACATGCTTCAATGCATACGTGGACGACACCATTGACCGCCGATTGACAACGGTGGGCACTTTGATGCCACATGCCCATGCGAAGATTGTGGACAGGAATGGCCAGATCGTCCCAGTCGGCACCCGGGGCGAGCTTTGCATGGCCGGCTACCAACTGCAACAAGGCTATTGGCGCAATCCAGAGAAGACCGCCGAGGCGATGGAAAGAGACGAGAATGGCGTGCTGTGGCTACACACCGGCGACGAAGCGGTGTTCGACAGCCATGGCTATTGCAGCGTCACCGGGCGCTTCAAGGACATCATCATCCGGGGAGGCGAGAACATCTACCCGCTTGAGATCGAGGAGCGCCTCGTCCAGCATGCGGCCATAGATCGTGCGATTGTTGTTGGGCTCCCACACCCGCGATACCAAGAGGTGCCTGCCGCTTTCCTGCAGCGGACGGAAGGTTCGGAGAGCCCATCTTTATCCCAGATTCAAGACTTTGTTCGCGAGCGTCTCGGTCGACACAAAGCTCCTGTGCACGTCTTCTGGCTTGGTGAGGATGGTGTTTCGGCGGACCTTCCCATCACTGGCAGTGGTAAGATCCAGAAGTACAAGCTGAAGCAGACTGGACAAGAGCTTTTGGCAGCTTCCAAAGGTCCTCAGGCGAAGTTGTAA
- a CDS encoding L-ornithine N(5)-monooxygenase, which translates to MSLDIEQPRSLERQRSWERKRPEAPQQQTYDLVCIGFGTTALPLAASLADKDSNSRILFVERRSQWDWQPAHVLPDKQVGSSFLRDLVTTQNPRSSYTFVNFLHATNQLIRFANNSKLSPSRRLMAQYFRWAAGKVEQLGWVRYGQEAARVQPVRADGTAKVAKWAVELRSSKTKAQSSIFAKRVVFACGAQAHVPEALARAPLVLHSSQTDRLLENVGSSKRPLNMAIVGADQEAAEIFEHLSGPQEQAHGKHSATIFYADSALRPDDGSPKMQDLLSRPESASGSVPPEIRQGQSATPTVDLNTLEEIYAAQYTQKIHERDSAKWRFQMKSHSEVVGTQREAEKVRLVLRNPQTNETSVSERAFDMVIAATGYSFAIDRSLVDIPVGLLDGGVVQVDREYRVNFRRGVLAPGNGVWLLGSLEDRKVRNDDFSWAAERAQRVSKSIVAAVAKEEKSAEQGGERAMF; encoded by the coding sequence ATGTCTTTAGACATTGAACAGCCGAGGTCCCTTGAAAGACAACGGTCCTGGGAGCGAAAGCGTCCTGAGGCACCACAACAGCAGACGTACGACCTGGTCTGCATTGGATTCGGGACAACCGCATTGCCTCTAGCAGCTTCTCTTGCTGACAAGGACTCCAATTCGAGGATCTTGTTTGTCGAACGAAGGAGCCAATGGGACTGGCAACCAGCCCATGTCTTGCCAGACAAACAGGTCGGCTCGTCCTTCTTGCGCGATCTCGTCACGACCCAGAACCCGCGATCCAGCTACACCTTTGTGAACTTTCTACATGCCACGAATCAGCTCATACGGTTTGCGAACAACTCGAAGCTTTCCCCGAGCCGCCGGCTGATGGCACAGTACTTCCGATGGGCAGCAGGCAAAGTTGAGCAGCTGGGCTGGGTCAGGTATGGCCAGGAGGCGGCACGGGTGCAGCCAGTGAGGGCGGATGGTACAGCGAAAGTCGCAAAATGGGCCGTTGAGCTGCGAAGCTCGAAGACCAAAGCACAAAGCTCGATCTTCGCGAAGCGTGTGGTTTTCGCATGCGGTGCTCAGGCACATGTTCCCGAGGCACTGGCACGAGCTCCTCTGGTGCTGCACTCTAGTCAGACCGATCGCTTGCTGGAGAATGTAGGAAGCTCCAAGAGACCGCTAAACATGGCCATTGTTGGCGCAGATCAGGAAGCCGCGGAGATATTCGAGCATTTGTCCGGTCCCCAGGAGCAAGCGCATGGCAAGCACTCGGCTACCATCTTCTATGCGGACTCAGCACTTCGACCCGACGACGGTTCGCCAAAGATGCAAGATCTGCTCAGCAGGCCCGAGTCAGCATCTGGAAGTGTCCCACCAGAGATCCGGCAGGGCCAGTCCGCAACGCCGACAGTCGACTTGAACACACTGGAAGAGATCTACGCTGCACAGTATACCCAGAAGATACACGAGCGAGACTCGGCAAAGTGGCGCTTCCAGATGAAATCGCACAGTGAAGTGGTAGGCACTCAGCGGGAGGCCGAGAAGGTGCGACTGGTGCTCAGGAATCCCCAGACCAACGAGACGTCCGTTTCGGAGCGTGCATTCGACATGGTCATCGCGGCGACGGGGTATAGTTTCGCCATTGACCGGAGTCTGGTCGACATTCCTGTCGGTCTTCTTGATGGCGGGGTGGTGCAGGTCGACCGCGAGTACCGGGTGAACTTCCGGCGAGGCGTCCTTGCTCCAGGTAATGGTGTCTGGTTGCTCGGGTCGTTGGAAGACCGAAAGGTGAGGAATGATGACTTTAGCTGGGCGGCGGAACGTGCTCAGCGCGTGTCCAAGAGCATAGTGGCAGCGGTGGCGAAGGAGGAGAAGTCGGCGGAGCAGGGCGGGGAACGGGCGATGTTTTAG
- a CDS encoding ABC multidrug transporter MDR2, translating into MGFQFRKKEAKPEDNAVEKEPWQERATVYYRLLLSPGGNVWDLLLFLGGLIGSIAAGVPFPLLGILFGQLIDNLTSANCAENSGQDTSSLSDSVRTKVLYIIYVTIANWCFIYLHTTCWSLFGERLVRRLRETYLRSLLRQELAFFDQLPAGDVSSRLSTDLDEIQKGTSEKVGIVISSISYFVASYIVAFIKHAVLAGILVSLVPAYFLMAYVGGYFTEKYAGTYSDEIASATSIASESLNKLTIVHAFGAAARLERRFADLMAKASAEGVKKAIVAGVQLGLLYFIAYSTNALAYWQGSKSIADSVGTDAASSQVGAVYTVIFLLIDASFILSRIAPFMQIFGTAAGAYTKLNQSIKRQSKIDPTDRTSGQRLAHVAGAINFENVSFAYPSRPDTVVVKELSMSIPAYKHTAIVGQSGSGKSTVAALLARLYDPAEGTVRLDGVDIKELNVGHLRGCIGAVQQDPALLDRSILENIAHGLINSDAEQDEVDVVLSGELAEFAEKVRDGQPFDATLATQSTAMRSVVERVTKAAAIADATGFIERLDHGIATSVGAAGNKFSGGQKQRLALARAVMRDPKILLLDEATSALDSRSERLIHGALREASKGRTTINIAHRLSTVRHADSIIVMRSGKIVEQGTHEDLIAADGTYASMVRLQNVRHHDPTEVLAAGNVSEDDISSADGRTSDETIDKEKSVLDEKSVPLDSEKAVEKADADADKNKPIREEGSKRGVWSTICGIGTLTRSQALWMLVAFTSSAIVGGSYSGEAVIFGHTISSFSACKSAASILSAGHFWGLLFFILAIIEFFANFFMGTTFGLVGENTLEKIRVLCLRTLLGQDIDWHESGGRDAADLLSYLTTDANALAGLTGPVLGTLFSVIINTFAGIILSMIVAWRIAIVLLACVPVLLGSGIMRLRCFAKFGEKHAKAFSGATGYATEAVNSIRVISIFSLEDEAVNVYHRALKKPYDETLKMLLWSNAWLATAYSISNLVYALAYWWGSRNIIEGWYSQTQFFIVLPAMLFSAQTCGQLFALAPDFSKSKVSAARILDLLDVGKRALTVTQKAIVKGPYKDDDHDPAHTKDVEAAASTSEKTRSGGARVAFENVEFSYPARPDAKVLRGLNIDIRPGQFCALVGPSGAGKSTIISLIERFYRPSSGRVTIDGRNISDFTGPEFRNDIALVPQESVMFEGSLKFNLSLGARPDEEVTDADIEAACRLAHIHDTIMELPDKYETRCGPNGNQFSGGQRQRISIARALLRKPRLLLLDESTSALDSESEKMVQDALENVRKGITVIAIAHRLHTIENADCIFVIEEGVCTAKGTHRELLRGSKTYRTNALHQVLGD; encoded by the exons ATGGGCTTTCAGTTCAGGAAGAAG GAGGCCAAGCCAGAGGACAATGCTGTTGAAAAGGAGCCATGGCAAGAGCGGGCCACCGTCTACTATCGACTTCTCCTCAGCCCTGGAGGCAACGTCTGGGATCTCCTCCTGTTCCTGGGCGGATTGATAGGATCCATCGCAGCTGGTGTGCCATTCCCACTTCTTGGAATCCTCTTCGGACAGCTCATCGACAACCTGACCTCGGCCAACTGTGCTGAAAACTCCGGCCAAGACACCTCATCGCTGTCGGACTCGGTACGCACCAAGGTGCTTTACATCATCTATGTGACCATTGCCAACTGGTGCTTCATCTACCTCCACACCACATGCTGGTCCTTGTTTGGGGAACGACTCGTGCGCCGTCTGCGCGAGACGTATCTGCGAAGTCTTCTGCGCCAGGAACTTGCCTTTTTCGACCAGCTGCCTGCCGGTGATGTCTCTTCGAGGTTATCTACCGACCTTGATGAGATCCAGAAGGGTACATCTGAGAAGGTCGGCATTGTCATCAGCAGTATCTCCTACTTCGTGGCATCGTACATCGTAGCCTTCATCAAGCATGCTGTACTCGCTGGGATACTGGTGTCACTGGTCCCAGCATACTTCCTCATGGCCTACGTTGGTGGCTACTTCACCGAGAAGTATGCCGGCACGTACTCAGACGAGATCGCAAGCGCCACATCCATTGCCTCGGAAAGCTTGAACAAACTCACCATCGTTCACGCCTTTGGTGCAGCCGCGCGACTGGAGCGCAGATTCGCGGACCTCATGGCCAAGGCCAGCGCCGAGGGCGTCAAGAAGGCTATCGTGGCAGGTGTACAGCTGGGCCTGCTCTACTTCATTGCTTACTCCACCAATGCGCTAGCATACTGGCAGGGCAGCAAGAGTATCGCAGACTCTGTCGGCACTGACGCTGCAAGCTCTCAGGTCGGAGCTGTGTACACTGTCATCTTTCTCTTGATTGATGCATCCTTCATCCTGAGCCGTATTGCACCGTTCATGCAGATCTTTGGTACTGCTGCTGGTGCTTACACGAAGCTCAACCAATCTATCAAGCGACAGTCGAAGATTGACCCCACGGACCGCACATCCGGACAACGACTTGCTCATGTCGCTGGTGCCATCAACTTCGAGAATGTGAGCTTCGCTTACCCGAGTCGCCCGGACACCGTGGTGGTCAAGGAACTGTCAATGAGTATCCCAGCATACAAGCACACAGCAATCGTTGGTCAGTCTGGTAGCGGCAAGTCGACGGTAGCCGCTCTTCTGGCCCGCTTGTACGATCCAGCTGAAGGCACCGTACGATTGGACGGCGTTGATATCAAGGAGCTGAACGTAGGCCACCTCCGTGGTTGCATCGGCGCTGTTCAGCAGGACCCTGCGTTGTTAGATCGTTCTATTCTGGAAAACATTGCTCATGGTCTCATCAACTCGGACGCCGAGCAAGATGAAGTGGATGTGGTCCTCAGCGGCGAGCTAGCAGAGTTTGCCGAGAAAGTTCGTGATGGTCAGCCCTTCGATGCCACGCTGGCAACGCAGTCCACCGCAATGAGGAGTGTGGTGGAGCGTGTGACGAAGGCAGCAGCCATTGCTGATGCCACCGGCTTCATCGAGCGCCTTGACCATGGTATCGCAACCTCTGTTGGTGCAGCAGGCAACAAGTTCAGTGGTGGCCAGAAGCAAAGACTCGCACTTGCTCGCGCAGTCATGCGTGATCCCAAGATCCTTCTGCTTGATGAAGCCACTTCCGCACTGGACTCTCGCAGTGAAAGGCTCATCCACGGTGCTCTGCGCGAAGCCTCCAAGGGAAGGACAACGATCAACATCGCACATCGCCTGTCGACTGTAAGACATGCCGACAGCATCATTGTCATGCGAAGTGGCAAGATCGTCGAACAGGGAACACATGAAGACCTTATCGCCGCAGATGGCACATATGCCAGTATGGTACGCTTGCAGAATGTGAGACATCACGACCCTACAGAAGTCCTCGCTGCTGGAAATGTCTCTGAGGATGACATCTCCTCCGCCGATGGACGTACTAGCGATGAAACCATCGACAAGGAGAAGAGCGTACTCGACGAGAAGTCCGTGCCTCTCGACAGCGAGAAGGCTGTTGAGAAGGCGGACGCTGACGCCGACAAGAACAAGCCAATCAGAGAAGAAGGCAGCAAACGAGGCGTGTGGTCGACCATCTGCGGCATAGGAACCCTTACGCGGTCACAAGCTCTGTGGATGCTCGTTGCATTTACCTCCTCCGCAATCGTGGGAGGATCATACTCTGGTGAGGCAGTCATCTTCGGACACACCATCAGCAGCTTCAGCGCTTGCAAATCTGCCGCTTCAATCCTGTCAGCTGGTCACTTCTGGGGTCTTTTGTTCTTCATCTTGGCCATCATCGAATTCTTCGCCAACTTCTTCATGGGCACGACATTCGGCCTGGTTGGCGAGAATACTCTAGAGAAAATCCGGGTCTTGTGTTTGCGAACTCTGCTGGGACAGGATATCGACTGGCACGAGTCTGGTGGCCGAGACGCTGCTGATCTGCTCTCGTACCTAACGACCGATGCCAACGCTCTTGCTGGTCTCACTGGACCCGTGCTCGGAACGCTATTCTCCGTCATCATCAACACCTTCGCCGGCATCATCCTGTCGATGATTGTTGCTTGGCGTATCGCCATCGTCCTGTTGGCTTGTGTTCCGGTTCTTCTCGGCTCAGGAATCATGCGTCTGCGATGCTTCGCCAAGTTCGGCGAGAAGCATGCGAAGGCCTTCTCCGGCGCGACCGGCTACGCCACTGAAGCTGTCAACTCCATCCGTGTCATCTCGATCTTCTCACTCGAAGACGAAGCCGTCAATGTATACCATCGCGCGTTGAAGAAGCCATACGATGAGACGCTCAAGATGCTGCTGTGGAGCAATGCCTGGCTTGCCACCGCGTACAGTATCAGTAACCTCGTATATGCGCTGGCCTACTGGTGGGGCTCGAGGAACATCATCGAAGGATGGTACAGCCAGACGCAATTCTTCATCGTTCTCCCAGCCATGCTATTCAGCGCCCAGACTTGTGGCCAGCTCTTCGCTTTGGCACCAGACTTCTCCAAGTCCAAGGTCTCCGCAGCCAGAATCTTAGACCTGCTTGATGTCGGCAAGAGAGCTTTGACAGTAACGCAGAAGGCTATCGTCAAGGGACCATACAAGGATGACGACCATGATCCCGCCCACACAAAAGACGTCGAAGCCGCTGCAAGCACATCCGAAAAGACACGTTCCGGCGGCGCACGAGTGGCCTTCGAGAACGTAGAATTCTCCTACCCAGCTCGCCCAGACGCCAAAGTCCTCCGCGGTCTCAACATCGACATCAGGCCCGGTCAATTCTGCGCCCTCGTCGGTCCCTCAGGAGCCGGCAAATCCACCATCATCTCCCTCATCGAACGCTTCTACCGCCCCTCATCCGGCAGAGTCACCATTGACGGCCGCAACATCAGCGACTTCACCGGTCCCGAATTCCGCAACGACATCGCTCTCGTACCACAAGAAAGCGTCATGTTCGAGGGCAGCCTGAAATTCAACCTTTCCCTGGGCGCACGCCCGGATGAGGAAGTCACAGATGCCGATATCGAAGCTGCATGCCGGCTCGCGCATATTCATGACACCATCATGGAGCTACCCGATAAGTACGAGACGCGCTGCGGACCAAACGGTAACCAGTTCTCCGGTGGACAACGGCAGCGGATCTCGATTGCTCGTGCTCTGCTGCGGAAGCCGAGACTACTGCTTCTTGATGAGAGCACTTCGGCACTGGACAGTGAGAGCGAGAAGATGGTGCAGGATGCTCTTGAGAATGTGAGGAAGGGGATTACGGTGATTGCGATTGCGCATCGATTGCATACTATCGAGAATGCGGATTGTATCTTTGTGATTGAGGAGGGGGTTTGTACGGCGAAGGGGACGCATAGGGAGTTGTTGAGGGGTAGCAAGACGTATAGGACGAATGCGTTGCATCAAGTCCTTGGGGATTAG
- a CDS encoding N(5)-hydroxyornithine:cis-anhydromevalonyl coenzyme A-N(5)-transacylase sidF: MTCLTLPTTLRLPHPYLTTYRIHQVDSRQAPTRYGTKLLQIKHEPRSSAKTPTQQDGQAPPEQLHSSVAFSNPIQDQREDQLPPESNNFFWGRVRRAPKSDFVWNEPHAPTIAQAWLIVYALFTLRPELEYFRLGLVGVDSHKLAGELKLVHLAVQHPVPEGKASTDSEAYANELVLTRATFWQGAGSPFGPRPVWSPDAQKGLVSGRDLAEYPAFPQDFTATTRFPTERVHAFHPRRPLKPAPGSLIYSRYIPHLDEHFSMYALDYHNDEHLGLFNQWQNDPFVAAGWNETGTLDQHRTYLKNLHDDPHTMTLLAKFDDVFFAYYEVYWGKEDHFGVYCNAGDYDRGRHALVGDTRFRGKPRVSAWWSSTIHYLFLDEPRTQEVIGEPKLTNATVLSYDLMTGFNVTKHVDLGHKRSAAEKVSRERFFQICPLHFDGETNVGGTGIKLFAKL; the protein is encoded by the exons ATGACTTGCCTAACACTTCCCACGACCCTCCGTCTTCCTCATCCATACTTGACGACATATCGCATCCACCAAGTTGACAGCCGGCAAGCTCCGACGCGATATGGCACGAAGCTCCTCCAGATCAAGCACGAGCCCAGAAGCTCTGCCAAAACGCCAACACAGCAGGATGGCCAAGCTCCACCGGAGCAGCTGCACAGCAGTGTTGCCTTCTCGAACCCCATACAAGACCAGAGAGAAGATCAGCTCCCGCCTGAATCCAACAACTTCTTCTGGGGTCGCGTGCGGCGAGCACCAAAGTCAGACTTTGTGTGGAACGAGCCCCACGCGCCAACCATTGCTCAAGCGTGGTTGATCGTGTATGCACTCTTCACCTTGCGACCGGAGCTGGAGTACTTTCGATTGGGACTGGTCGGTGTGGACAGCCACAAGCTCGCTGGTGAGCTCAAGCTTGTCCACTTGGCAGTCCAGCATCCCGTGCCTGAAGGCAAGGCAAGCACAGATTCAGAAGCATATGCAAATGAGTTGGTCTTGACGCGAGCCACCTTCTGGCAAGGAGCAGGGTCTCCCTTCGGACCGCGGCCAGTATGGTCTCCAGATGCTCAGAAAGGCCTCGTGTCGGGCAGAGATCTGGCAGAATACCCGGCATTCCCCCAAGACTTCACTGCGACCACCAGGTTCCCGACAGAACGCGTTCATGCATTCCATCCTCGCAGACCATTGAAGCCGGCACCGGGCTCTCTGATCTACAGCAGATACATCCCTCATCTAGACGAGCACTTCAGCATGTATGCGCTGGACTACCACAATGATGAGCATCTAGGCCTATTCAACCAATGGCAGAACGATCCATTTGTAGCAGCAGGCTGGAACGAGACGGGTACATTGGATCAGCACAGAACATATCTCAAGAATCTGCACGACGATCCTCACACCATGACGCTCCTCGCCAAGTTTGACGATGTCTTCTTTGCATATTATGAGGTCTACTGGGGCAAA GAGGACCACTTCGGCGTCTACTGCAACGCCGGTGACTACGATCGTGGTCGACATGCCTTGGTCGGCGATACTCGCTTCCGAGGCAAGCCCAGAGTCTCCGCCTGGTGGTCCAGCACAATCCATTACCTGTTCCTCGACGAACCACGCACGCAAGAAGTCATCGGAGAGCCAAAGCTCACGAACGCAACGGTCCTGTCCTACGACCTGATGACTGGATTCAACGTGACGAAGCATGTGGACCTTGGTCACAAAAGAAGTGCCGCGGAGAAAGTCAGCAGAGAACGATTCTTTCAGATCTGCCCGCTGCACTTCGACGGCGAGACGAATGTCGGTGGGACGGGCATCAAGCTCTTTGCCAAGTTATGA
- a CDS encoding putative dehydratase NIT22: MSTLYSYPLKPASWNERDVLLFATSIDIDPSQLQYLYENHPKFTPFPTYPIALTFKHNHTTTTSFASHFTQHLTPPPNFIPDFPKLDITRVVDGQRTLQILRTIPTTSKGRDFRIRSTVTGVWDKGRGKPTIIQTDHVLLEIPKVATTFGGRKVEEIFTRMSETAIFMGQGGWGGPNPPCPSGTDTFKPARHPDVTHHHPIPSNAHLVYRLNGDYNPLHATGVQAAIVQPTPIMHGLYSWNVVAGIVVKRFGGVLRRFRARFAKPVRPGDGLEVEMWRVEKGSGEFEVRFEARVEGKVVLAEGVAGLEGGRGEVGQVRKVQELVSRL, encoded by the exons ATGTCGACCCTATACTCATACCCCCTCAAACCAGCCTCCTGGAACGAAAGAGACGTGCTCCTCTTCGCAACCAGCATCGACATCGACCCATCCCAACTACAATACCTCTAC GAAAACCACCCCAAATTCACCCCATTCCCAACCTACCCCATCGCCCTAACCTTCAAACACAATCACACAACCACCACATCCTTCGCCTCCCACTTCACCCAACACCTCACTCCCCCGCCCAACTTCATCCCAGACTTCCCCAAACTCGACATAACCCGCGTCGTAGACGGACAACGCACGCTTCAAATCCTGCGGACGATTCCCACCACCTCTAAGGGCCGAGACTTCCGGATCCGATCGACAGTTACCGGCGTCTGGGACAAAGGACGCGGCAAACCAACCATCATCCAAACGGACCACGTCTTGCTGGAAATCCCCAAAGTCGCCACGACGTTCGGCGGGCGGAAAGTCGAGGAGATTTTCACGCGCATGTCTGAAACTGCCATCTTCATGGGCCAGGGCGGATGGGGTGGTCCTAATCCTCCTTGCCCCTCAGGAACAGACACTTTCAAGCCAGCCCGTCACCCCGACGTAACACACCACCACCCCATCCCATCAAACGCCCACCTCGTCTACCGCCTCAACGGCGATTACAACCCCCTCCACGCCACCGGGGTGCAAGCAGCGATCGTGCAGCCGACGCCGATTATGCATGGGTTATACAGCTGGAATGTCGTTGCAGGGATTGTCGTGAAGAGGTTTGGCGGGGTGTTGAGGAGGTTTCGGGCGAGGTTTGCAAAGCCGGTGAGGCCCGGGGATGGGCTTGAGGTGGAGATGTGGAGGGTTGAGAAGGGGAGTGGGGAGTTTGAGGTGAGGTTTGAGGCGAGGGTGGAGGGGAAGGTGGTGCTTGCGGAAGGGGTTGCGGGGTTGGAAGGTGGGAGAGGGGAGGTTGGGCAGGTGCGAAAGGTGCAGGAATTGGTCTCGAGGTTGTAG